A window of Oncorhynchus keta strain PuntledgeMale-10-30-2019 chromosome 27, Oket_V2, whole genome shotgun sequence contains these coding sequences:
- the LOC118359692 gene encoding mRNA export factor-like isoform X2 yields the protein MSLFGASTGFGAGGFGAATTDTHNPMKDVEVTSPPDDSISCLAFSPPAMPGNFLIGGSWANDVRCWEVQDNGQTVPKAQQMHTGPVLDVCWSEDGSKVFTASCDKTAKMWDLNSNQAIQIAQHDAPIRTVHWIKAPNYNCIMTGSWDKTLKFWDTRSPNPMMSLQLPERCYCADVVYPMAVVASADRGLIVYQLENQPSEFRRIDSPLKHQHRCIAIFKDKQNKPAGFALGSIEGRVAIHYINPPNPAKDNFTFKCHRSNGTNTATPQDIYAVNAISFHPVHGTLATVGSDGRFSFWDKDARTKLKTSEQLDQPITACSFNNNGNIFAYASSYDWSKGHEYYNPQKKNYIFLRNATEELKPRNKKW from the exons ATGAGTTTGTTCGGGGCCAGCACTGGCTTTGGCGCTGGGGGATTTGGAGCGGCAACCACGGACACCCACAACCCAATGAAG GATGTGGAAGTAACCTCACCCCCAGATGACAGCATCAGTTGCTTGGCGTTCAGTCCTCCTGCCATGCCAGGGAACTTCTTAATAGGGGGATCCTGGGCCAATGAT GTGAGGTGTTGGGAGGTACAGGACAATGGGCAGACAGTCCCCAAAGCTCAGCAGATGCACACGGGTCCCGTCCTTGATGTCTGCTGGAGCGAA GACGGTAGCAAGGTTTTCACTGCGTCTTGTGACAAGACTGCCAAAATGTGGGACCTCAACAGCAACCAGGCAATACAGATCGCACAG CATGATGCTCCTATCAGAACAGTCCACTGGATCAAAGCCCCCAACTACAACTGCATCATGACAGGCAGCTGGGACAAAACTCTGAAG tTCTGGGACACCCGCTCGCCCAACCCAATGATGTCTCTGCAGTTGCCAGAGAGGTGCTACTGTGCAGACGTG GTGTACCCCATGGCAGTGGTAGCGTCTGCAGACCGAGGTTTGATTGTATATCAGCTTGAAAACCAGCCGTCTGAGTTTAGGAGGATAGACTCACCGCTCAAACACCAG CACCGCTGCATAGCCATTTTTAAGGACAAACAGAACAAGCCTGCTGGATTTGCTCTCGGAAGCATTGAAGGGCGGGTTGCAATTCACTACATCAACCCTCCTAACCC AGCCAAGGATAACTTCACCTTTAAGTGCCACAGGTCGAATGGAACCAACACAGCCACACCACAAGATATCTATGCT GTAAATGCCATCTCCTTCCACCCTGTCCACGGGACACTGGCGACTGTTGGGTCAGATGGTCGCTTCAGCTTCTGGGATAAAGACGCCCGCACCAAGCTGAAGACCTCTGAGCAGCTGGATCAGCCAATCACAGCATGCTCCTTCAACAACAACGGCAACATCTTTGCTTATGCCTCCAGCTATGATTGGTCAAAG GGACATGAGTACTACAACCCTCAGAAAAAGAACTACATCTTCCTGCGTAATGCTACTGAGGAGCTGAAGCCACGGAACAAGAAATGGTGA
- the LOC118359692 gene encoding mRNA export factor-like isoform X1, producing MSLFGASTGFGAGGFGAATTDTHNPMKDVEVTSPPDDSISCLAFSPPAMPGNFLIGGSWANDVRCWEVQDNGQTVPKAQQMHTGPVLDVCWSEDGSKVFTASCDKTAKMWDLNSNQAIQIAQHDAPIRTVHWIKAPNYNCIMTGSWDKTLKFWDTRSPNPMMSLQLPERCYCADVVYPMAVVASADRGLIVYQLENQPSEFRRIDSPLKHQVTGLTYQHRCIAIFKDKQNKPAGFALGSIEGRVAIHYINPPNPAKDNFTFKCHRSNGTNTATPQDIYAVNAISFHPVHGTLATVGSDGRFSFWDKDARTKLKTSEQLDQPITACSFNNNGNIFAYASSYDWSKGHEYYNPQKKNYIFLRNATEELKPRNKK from the exons ATGAGTTTGTTCGGGGCCAGCACTGGCTTTGGCGCTGGGGGATTTGGAGCGGCAACCACGGACACCCACAACCCAATGAAG GATGTGGAAGTAACCTCACCCCCAGATGACAGCATCAGTTGCTTGGCGTTCAGTCCTCCTGCCATGCCAGGGAACTTCTTAATAGGGGGATCCTGGGCCAATGAT GTGAGGTGTTGGGAGGTACAGGACAATGGGCAGACAGTCCCCAAAGCTCAGCAGATGCACACGGGTCCCGTCCTTGATGTCTGCTGGAGCGAA GACGGTAGCAAGGTTTTCACTGCGTCTTGTGACAAGACTGCCAAAATGTGGGACCTCAACAGCAACCAGGCAATACAGATCGCACAG CATGATGCTCCTATCAGAACAGTCCACTGGATCAAAGCCCCCAACTACAACTGCATCATGACAGGCAGCTGGGACAAAACTCTGAAG tTCTGGGACACCCGCTCGCCCAACCCAATGATGTCTCTGCAGTTGCCAGAGAGGTGCTACTGTGCAGACGTG GTGTACCCCATGGCAGTGGTAGCGTCTGCAGACCGAGGTTTGATTGTATATCAGCTTGAAAACCAGCCGTCTGAGTTTAGGAGGATAGACTCACCGCTCAAACACCAGGTGACTGGTCTCACATACCAG CACCGCTGCATAGCCATTTTTAAGGACAAACAGAACAAGCCTGCTGGATTTGCTCTCGGAAGCATTGAAGGGCGGGTTGCAATTCACTACATCAACCCTCCTAACCC AGCCAAGGATAACTTCACCTTTAAGTGCCACAGGTCGAATGGAACCAACACAGCCACACCACAAGATATCTATGCT GTAAATGCCATCTCCTTCCACCCTGTCCACGGGACACTGGCGACTGTTGGGTCAGATGGTCGCTTCAGCTTCTGGGATAAAGACGCCCGCACCAAGCTGAAGACCTCTGAGCAGCTGGATCAGCCAATCACAGCATGCTCCTTCAACAACAACGGCAACATCTTTGCTTATGCCTCCAGCTATGATTGGTCAAAG GGACATGAGTACTACAACCCTCAGAAAAAGAACTACATCTTCCTGCGTAATGCTACTGAGGAGCTGAAGCCACGGAACAAGAAATG A
- the LOC118359694 gene encoding serine/arginine-rich splicing factor 6-like, which produces MPRIYVGKLNYNAREKDLQRFFNGYGKLMEIDLKNGYGFVEFEDNRDADDAVYELNGKELCGERVTVEHARGPRRDRDGYGGGGGGGRSSSGYSSSRSRTGRDKYGPPVRTEYRLIVENLSSRCSWQDLKDFMRQAGEVTYADAHKERTNEGVIEFGSRSDMRRALDKLDGTDINGRKIRLVEEKSRRRRSYSGSRSRSRSRRRSRSRSRRSSRSRSNSRSHSRSHSRSKRRHSKSGRKSRSRSRTRKSRSRSNKSKSRSKSCSKVKSERDSRSRSKEKSANKKSRSRSASPVKNGKEERSSRSPSPAADRRSKSPDKRSVSRSKSRSRSASRD; this is translated from the exons ATGCCTCGCATCTATGTTGGAAAACTTAATTATAATGCTCGAGAAAAAGACCTTCAAAGATTTTTCAATGGCTACGGAAAGCTTATGGAAATTGATCTGAAAAATGG ATATGGCTTTGTAGAATTTGAGGATAATCGCGATGCGGACGACGCAGTGTATGAACTGAATGGCAAGGAGTTGTGCGGGGAGCGTGTGACCGTGGAACATGCCAGAGGACCGCGCCGTGACCGAGATGGATATGGTGGTGGCGGGGGTGGTGGTCGCA GTAGTAGTGGTTACAGCAGCAGCAGAAGCCGCACTGGCAGGGATAAGTACGGGCCACCCGTCCGTACTGAGTACCGACTGATCGTTGAGAATCTGTCCAGCCGCTGCAGCTGGCAGGATCTGAAG GATTTCATGCGTCAGGCTGGAGAGGTCACGTATGCCGACGCCCACAAGGAGCGTACCAACGAGGGTGTCATCGAGTTTGGCTCACGCTCGGACATGAGGAGGGCCCTAGACAAGCTGGACGGCACGGACATCAACGGGAGGAAGATCCGCCTGGTGGAGGAAAAGTCTCGCCGCCGACGCTCCTACTCTGGCAGTCGCTCTCG GTCTCGCAGCAGACGTCGCTCTCGTAGCAGAAGCCGCAGGAGCAGTCGCTCCAGGAGTAACTCCAGATCCCACTCCCG ATCCCATTCTCGAAGCAAGAGACGCCACTCCAAGTCTGGAAGGAAGTCTCGTTCCCGCTCTCGCACCCGCAAATCCAGATCCCGTTCCAACAAAAGCAAGTCCCGTTCCAAGAGCTGCTCCAAGGTGAAATCCGAGCGGGATTCCCGCAGCCGCTCCAAGGAGAAGTCGGCCAACAAGAAGTCCCGTAGCCGATCAGCATCTCCCGTGAAAAATGGGAAGGAGGAGCGTTCCTCTCGCTCCCCTTCCCCAGCAGCTGACCGTCGCTCCAAGTCTCCGGACAAGCGCTCAGTCTCCCGCTCCAAATCCAGGTCTAGATCAGCTTCCCGAGATTAA